A part of Bacillus thuringiensis genomic DNA contains:
- the cccB gene encoding cytochrome c551, with product MKKKLLAIALGTSVVFALGACGNKEESKPSKQSASTDSAEQIYQKSCIGCHAKDLSGATGPDLRKVGQKYDAAEIEKIIEKGRGSMSPGIIQGEDAKKVAEWLAEHK from the coding sequence ATGAAAAAGAAATTGTTGGCTATTGCGTTAGGAACATCAGTCGTTTTTGCTTTAGGAGCATGTGGAAATAAAGAAGAGAGTAAGCCTTCGAAACAATCTGCAAGCACAGATAGCGCAGAGCAAATTTACCAAAAAAGTTGTATAGGCTGTCACGCGAAAGATTTATCGGGAGCAACTGGACCGGATTTACGAAAAGTGGGACAGAAATATGATGCAGCAGAGATTGAAAAGATTATTGAAAAAGGTCGCGGTTCCATGTCACCAGGAATCATTCAAGGTGAGGATGCGAAAAAAGTAGCTGAGTGGTTAGCTGAACATAAATAA
- the prfB gene encoding peptide chain release factor 2 (programmed frameshift), which produces MELVEIRQELEKMAKRLAAFRGSLDLPTKEKQIAELEETMMGAGFWDDQQGAQAVINEANALKEMVGKFRQLDETFENLEITHELLKEEYDEDLHEELESEVKGLIQEMNEYELQLLLSDPYDKNNAILELHPGAGGTESQDWGSMLLRMYTRWAEKRGFKVETVDYLPGDEAGIKSVTLLIKGHNAYGYLKAEKGVHRLVRISPFDSSGRRHTSFVSCEVVPEFNDEVEIEIRSEDLKVDTYRASGAGGQHINTTDSAVRITHTPTNTVVTCQSERSQIKNREHAMKMLKAKLYQKKLEEQQAELDEIRGEQKEIGWGSQIRSYVFHPYSLVKDHRTNTEVGNVQAVMDGEIDPFIDAYLRSRI; this is translated from the exons ATGGAATTAGTAGAAATTAGACAAGAATTAGAGAAAATGGCTAAGAGATTAGCGGCTTTTAGGGGGTCTCTT GACCTTCCTACTAAGGAGAAACAAATTGCAGAGTTAGAAGAGACAATGATGGGTGCAGGATTTTGGGATGACCAACAAGGCGCACAAGCTGTAATTAACGAAGCTAATGCACTGAAAGAGATGGTTGGAAAGTTCCGTCAGTTAGATGAGACATTCGAAAATTTAGAAATCACGCATGAGCTTTTAAAAGAAGAGTATGATGAAGATTTACATGAGGAACTTGAATCTGAAGTGAAAGGCTTAATTCAAGAAATGAATGAGTATGAGCTTCAGTTACTACTAAGCGATCCTTATGATAAAAATAACGCTATTTTAGAATTACATCCAGGTGCTGGTGGAACAGAGTCACAAGACTGGGGTTCTATGTTATTACGTATGTACACACGTTGGGCTGAAAAACGTGGGTTTAAAGTAGAAACGGTTGACTACTTACCAGGTGATGAAGCTGGTATTAAGAGTGTTACTTTATTAATTAAAGGTCATAATGCTTACGGTTATTTAAAGGCAGAGAAAGGTGTACATCGTCTTGTACGTATTTCGCCATTCGATTCTTCAGGCCGTCGTCATACATCGTTCGTATCTTGTGAAGTTGTACCTGAGTTCAATGATGAAGTTGAAATCGAAATACGTTCAGAAGACTTAAAAGTTGATACGTACCGTGCAAGTGGTGCAGGTGGACAGCATATTAATACGACAGACTCAGCAGTTCGTATTACACATACACCAACAAACACAGTTGTAACATGTCAGTCAGAGCGTTCACAAATTAAAAACCGTGAGCACGCGATGAAAATGTTAAAAGCGAAATTGTATCAAAAGAAACTAGAAGAGCAACAAGCGGAGTTAGATGAAATTCGCGGTGAACAAAAAGAAATCGGATGGGGTAGCCAAATTCGTTCTTACGTATTCCACCCGTATTCTCTTGTGAAAGACCACCGTACAAATACAGAGGTTGGTAACGTACAAGCGGTTATGGATGGAGAAATTGATCCATTTATTGATGCTTACTTACGTTCTCGCATCTAA
- the secA gene encoding preprotein translocase subunit SecA, whose translation MIGILKKVFDVNQRQIKRMQKTVEQIDALESSIKPLTDEQLKGKTLEFKERLTKGETVDDLLPEAFAVVREAATRVLGMRPYGVQLMGGIALHEGNISEMKTGEGKTLTSTLPVYLNALTGKGVHVVTVNEYLAQRDASEMGQLHEFLGLTVGINLNSMSREEKQEAYAADITYSTNNELGFDYLRDNMVLYREQCVQRPLHFAIIDEVDSILVDEARTPLIISGQAQKSTELYMFANAFVRTLENEKEYSFDVKTKNVMLTEDGITKAEKAFHIENLFDLKHVALLHHINQALRAHVVMHLDTDYVVQEGEIVIVDQFTGRLMKGRRYSEGLHQAIEAKEGVEIQNESMTLATITFQNYFRMYEKLSGMTGTAKTEEEEFRSIYNMNVIVIPTNKDIIRDDRADLIFKSMEGKFNAVVEDIVNRHKQGQPILVGTVAIETSELISKMLTRKGVRHNILNAKNHAREADIIAEAGMKGAVTIATNMAGRGTDIKLGDDIKNVGLAVIGTERHESRRIDNQLRGRAGRQGDPGVTQFYLSMEDELMRRFGSDNMKAMMDRLGMDDSQPIESKMVSRAVESAQKRVEGNNYDARKQLLQYDDVLRQQREVIYKQRQEVMDSENLRSIIEGMMKSTVERAVALHTQEEIEEDWNIKGLVDYLNTNLLQEDDIKEEELRRLAPEEMSEPIIAKLIERYNDKEKLLPEEQMREFEKVVVFRVVDTKWTEHIDAMDHLREGIHLRAYGQIDPLREYQMEGFAMFESMIASIEEEISRYIMKAEIEQNLERQEVVQGEAVHPSSDGEEAKKKPVVKGDQVGRNDVCKCGSGKKYKNCCGIGK comes from the coding sequence ATGATCGGTATTTTAAAAAAGGTATTTGATGTAAATCAACGCCAAATTAAACGTATGCAGAAGACAGTTGAGCAAATTGATGCATTAGAATCATCTATTAAGCCACTAACAGATGAACAATTAAAAGGAAAGACGCTTGAATTTAAAGAACGTCTAACAAAAGGTGAGACAGTAGATGATCTACTTCCTGAAGCTTTTGCGGTTGTTCGCGAAGCTGCGACTCGTGTTCTTGGAATGCGTCCGTATGGCGTGCAGTTAATGGGTGGTATTGCCTTACATGAAGGGAATATCTCTGAGATGAAAACGGGTGAAGGTAAAACGTTAACATCTACATTACCTGTATATTTAAATGCTTTAACAGGAAAAGGTGTTCACGTTGTTACAGTCAATGAATACTTAGCACAACGTGATGCGAGCGAAATGGGACAACTTCATGAGTTCCTAGGCTTAACAGTAGGAATTAACTTAAACAGCATGTCACGCGAAGAGAAACAAGAGGCTTATGCTGCTGATATTACGTATAGCACAAATAATGAGCTTGGATTCGATTACTTACGTGACAACATGGTTTTATATAGAGAGCAGTGCGTTCAACGTCCACTTCATTTTGCTATTATCGATGAAGTCGATTCTATCTTAGTCGATGAAGCGCGTACGCCGCTTATTATTTCAGGACAAGCACAAAAATCAACAGAGTTATACATGTTTGCAAATGCATTCGTTCGTACATTAGAAAATGAAAAAGAATATTCATTTGATGTGAAAACGAAAAATGTAATGTTAACAGAAGATGGTATTACGAAAGCTGAGAAAGCTTTCCATATTGAAAACTTATTCGATTTAAAACATGTAGCACTTCTTCACCATATTAATCAGGCGCTTCGTGCACACGTTGTTATGCATCTTGATACAGATTATGTTGTACAAGAAGGCGAAATCGTAATTGTAGACCAATTCACTGGTCGTCTTATGAAAGGTCGTCGTTATAGCGAAGGTTTACACCAAGCTATTGAAGCAAAAGAAGGCGTAGAAATTCAAAATGAAAGTATGACACTCGCAACAATTACGTTCCAGAACTATTTCCGTATGTATGAAAAGTTATCTGGTATGACTGGTACAGCGAAAACGGAAGAAGAAGAGTTCCGTAGTATTTACAATATGAATGTTATCGTAATTCCAACGAACAAAGATATTATTCGTGATGACCGTGCTGATTTAATCTTCAAATCAATGGAAGGCAAATTCAATGCAGTTGTTGAGGATATTGTAAATCGTCATAAACAAGGGCAACCTATTCTTGTTGGTACAGTTGCAATTGAAACGTCAGAGCTTATTTCAAAAATGTTAACACGTAAAGGTGTACGCCATAACATTTTAAACGCGAAAAACCATGCGCGTGAAGCAGATATCATTGCAGAAGCTGGTATGAAAGGTGCTGTAACGATTGCGACGAACATGGCTGGTCGTGGTACGGATATTAAGCTTGGAGACGATATTAAAAACGTTGGTCTAGCAGTTATCGGTACAGAGCGTCACGAAAGCCGTCGTATTGATAATCAGTTACGTGGTCGTGCTGGTCGTCAAGGGGACCCTGGTGTAACGCAGTTCTACTTGTCTATGGAAGATGAACTAATGCGCCGCTTCGGTTCTGACAATATGAAAGCGATGATGGATCGTCTTGGTATGGATGATTCACAGCCGATTGAAAGTAAAATGGTTTCTCGTGCGGTAGAATCTGCACAAAAACGTGTAGAAGGAAATAACTATGACGCACGTAAGCAGTTACTGCAGTACGATGATGTACTTCGTCAGCAACGTGAAGTTATTTACAAACAGCGTCAAGAAGTAATGGATTCTGAGAATTTACGCAGTATTATTGAAGGTATGATGAAATCTACAGTAGAACGTGCTGTTGCGCTTCATACACAAGAGGAAATTGAAGAAGATTGGAATATTAAAGGTCTTGTTGACTACTTAAATACAAACCTTCTGCAAGAAGACGATATAAAAGAAGAAGAGTTACGTCGTCTTGCTCCAGAGGAAATGAGCGAGCCAATTATCGCGAAATTAATAGAGCGTTACAACGACAAAGAAAAGCTTCTGCCAGAAGAGCAAATGCGTGAGTTTGAAAAAGTTGTTGTATTCCGTGTAGTAGATACGAAATGGACAGAGCATATTGATGCGATGGATCACCTTCGTGAAGGTATTCATTTACGTGCTTACGGTCAAATTGATCCACTTCGTGAGTATCAAATGGAAGGATTCGCAATGTTCGAGTCGATGATTGCTTCTATTGAAGAGGAAATCTCTCGTTACATTATGAAGGCTGAAATTGAACAAAACTTAGAGCGTCAAGAAGTTGTTCAAGGTGAAGCTGTTCATCCATCTAGTGATGGCGAAGAAGCGAAGAAAAAACCAGTTGTAAAAGGAGACCAAGTAGGCCGCAACGATGTATGTAAATGTGGTAGCGGTAAAAAATATAAAAACTGCTGTGGTATCGGGAAGTAA
- the hpf gene encoding ribosome hibernation-promoting factor, HPF/YfiA family, with amino-acid sequence MKFNIRGENIEVTPALKEYVEKKLSKLERYFDTFPEIKVNLKVYSDKQRVEVTIPFTDLLLRAEETNSDMYAAIDLVVDKLERQIRKHKTKVNRKLREKGSVKTNFILPEAVAVLDAVEEDELELVRTKRFDLKPMDVEEAILQMDMLGHNFFVFTNADTNETNVVYGRKDGKYGLIETK; translated from the coding sequence ATGAAATTCAACATTCGTGGTGAAAATATTGAAGTAACTCCAGCATTAAAGGAATATGTAGAGAAAAAACTAAGTAAGTTAGAGCGTTATTTTGATACATTCCCAGAGATTAAAGTTAATTTAAAAGTATACTCTGACAAGCAACGTGTCGAGGTAACAATTCCATTTACTGATTTATTACTTCGTGCAGAAGAAACTAATAGCGATATGTACGCTGCTATCGATTTAGTAGTTGATAAACTTGAGCGACAAATTCGTAAACATAAAACAAAGGTAAATCGTAAGTTACGTGAGAAAGGTTCTGTGAAAACGAACTTTATCCTTCCAGAAGCAGTAGCTGTTTTGGATGCGGTAGAAGAGGATGAATTAGAACTTGTACGTACAAAACGATTTGATTTAAAACCGATGGACGTTGAAGAAGCGATCCTACAAATGGATATGCTAGGACATAATTTCTTCGTCTTCACAAATGCTGATACAAATGAAACTAATGTTGTATATGGCCGTAAAGATGGGAAATATGGTTTAATCGAAACTAAATAA
- the cspC gene encoding cold shock protein CspC, producing MQGRVKWFNAEKGFGFIEREDGDDVFVHFSAIQQDGYKSLEEGQQVKFDIVDGARGPQAANVVKL from the coding sequence ATGCAAGGAAGAGTGAAATGGTTCAATGCAGAAAAGGGATTTGGGTTTATTGAGCGTGAAGATGGTGATGATGTATTTGTGCATTTTTCTGCTATTCAACAAGATGGATATAAGTCATTAGAAGAAGGGCAACAAGTTAAGTTTGACATTGTAGATGGAGCACGTGGACCACAAGCAGCTAATGTTGTAAAACTGTAG
- a CDS encoding ComF family protein yields the protein MHCLLCDEYMLETVSWYTFFIKPHKKYICDRCERKLSYIIGEICIECGRPLEDFPSEYKENDICMDCVRWINEEKYCPFKNRSLHVYDDEMKKILAQFKFRGDAELVHIFHRSFRELFQKHFTNVSSVIAVPLSREREYERGFNQAELLAACLPVKTFYSSLRRKETEKQSKKTRKERLSGSNPFYFQGEEMFHGQHILLIDDVYTTGITVRQIGSLLYDRGAREVSSLTLCRS from the coding sequence ATGCATTGTCTACTTTGTGATGAGTATATGTTGGAAACAGTTAGTTGGTACACCTTTTTTATAAAGCCTCATAAAAAATATATATGTGACAGATGTGAGCGGAAACTTTCCTATATTATAGGAGAGATTTGCATTGAGTGTGGGCGACCTTTAGAGGACTTTCCTTCCGAATATAAAGAAAATGATATTTGTATGGATTGCGTAAGGTGGATAAATGAGGAGAAGTATTGTCCTTTTAAAAATCGTTCTTTGCACGTGTACGATGATGAGATGAAAAAAATATTAGCGCAGTTTAAGTTTCGGGGGGATGCAGAGTTAGTTCATATTTTTCATCGATCCTTTCGGGAGCTATTTCAAAAACATTTTACGAACGTTTCAAGTGTTATTGCTGTTCCACTTAGTAGGGAACGGGAATATGAACGTGGTTTTAATCAGGCAGAGTTATTAGCAGCTTGTTTGCCTGTCAAAACTTTCTATTCATCATTAAGAAGAAAGGAAACAGAAAAACAAAGTAAGAAGACACGTAAAGAAAGGCTTTCGGGAAGTAATCCTTTTTATTTTCAGGGAGAAGAGATGTTTCATGGTCAACACATTTTACTCATTGATGATGTATATACGACAGGAATTACAGTTAGACAAATTGGAAGTCTTTTATACGATAGAGGAGCAAGAGAAGTTTCTAGTTTGACGCTCTGTAGAAGTTGA
- the comFA gene encoding ATP-dependent helicase ComFA: MLAGKQLLLEELSSDLRDTLQELKKKREVVCVQGVIKKASKYICQRCGNIEQRLFASFLCKRCSKVCTYCRKCITMGRVSECAVLVRWIAERKGEKSLNPLQWNGTLSTGQELAAQGVIEAIKQKDSFFIWAVCGAGKTEMLFYGMEEALRKGERVCIATPRTDVVLELAPRLQKVFPNVNVASLYGGSEDRDKDAALVVATTHQLLRYYRAFHVMIVDEIDAFPYHADQMLQYAVQQAMKEKAARIYLTATPDEKWKRNFRSGKQKGIIVSGRYHRHPLPVPLFCWCGNWKKSLHHKKIPRVLLQWLEMYVNKKHPIFLFVPHVRYIEELSLILKTLDHRIDGVHAEDPMRKEKVAAFRKGEIPLLVTTTILERGVTVKNLQVAVLGAEEEIFSESALVQIAGRAGRSFEEPYGEVIYFHYGKTEAMVRAKKHIQSMNKKAKEQGLID; encoded by the coding sequence ATGTTAGCAGGGAAACAGTTACTATTAGAGGAACTCTCTTCAGATTTACGGGATACATTACAAGAGTTGAAAAAGAAGAGGGAGGTCGTATGTGTACAAGGTGTAATAAAGAAGGCTTCTAAATATATATGTCAGCGCTGCGGTAATATAGAGCAGCGGCTATTTGCGTCATTTTTATGTAAAAGGTGCAGTAAAGTATGTACGTATTGCCGGAAGTGTATAACGATGGGGAGGGTAAGTGAATGTGCTGTACTCGTTCGTTGGATTGCTGAAAGAAAAGGAGAAAAAAGTTTAAATCCATTACAGTGGAATGGGACTTTGTCTACCGGTCAGGAGTTGGCGGCGCAAGGTGTTATAGAAGCTATTAAGCAGAAAGACTCTTTTTTTATTTGGGCTGTGTGCGGGGCTGGAAAGACAGAAATGTTATTTTACGGTATGGAAGAGGCATTGCGAAAAGGAGAAAGAGTTTGTATCGCAACGCCCAGAACAGACGTTGTACTGGAATTAGCGCCGAGATTACAAAAAGTGTTTCCAAATGTAAATGTAGCTTCCTTATACGGAGGAAGTGAAGATAGGGACAAAGATGCAGCGTTAGTAGTTGCAACGACTCATCAATTGTTACGTTACTATAGAGCATTTCATGTCATGATTGTAGATGAGATAGATGCCTTCCCGTATCATGCGGATCAAATGTTACAGTATGCAGTGCAACAAGCAATGAAAGAGAAAGCGGCACGTATTTATTTAACGGCAACTCCCGATGAAAAGTGGAAGCGTAATTTCAGAAGCGGGAAACAAAAAGGTATTATTGTCTCAGGGCGATACCATCGTCACCCGTTACCAGTTCCTCTATTTTGCTGGTGCGGAAATTGGAAGAAAAGCCTTCATCATAAAAAAATCCCTCGAGTTTTACTACAATGGTTAGAAATGTACGTAAACAAAAAACATCCCATTTTTTTATTTGTTCCTCATGTGCGATATATAGAAGAATTGAGCCTGATATTGAAAACGTTGGATCATAGAATCGATGGTGTACATGCAGAAGATCCGATGAGAAAAGAAAAAGTAGCAGCTTTCAGAAAGGGAGAAATTCCGTTATTAGTTACAACGACAATTTTAGAGAGAGGAGTAACGGTGAAGAATTTACAAGTTGCGGTGTTAGGAGCAGAAGAAGAAATATTTTCAGAAAGCGCGCTCGTACAAATTGCAGGTCGAGCAGGTCGTAGTTTTGAAGAACCTTATGGTGAGGTTATTTATTTTCATTACGGTAAGACAGAGGCGATGGTACGCGCGAAAAAACATATTCAAAGTATGAACAAAAAGGCAAAAGAACAAGGGTTAATCGATTAA
- a CDS encoding NlpC/P60 family protein — MKKLKMASCALVAGLMFSGLTPNVFAEDKISDVKSQINTQNDTLHKQQQERDELQKQMNDLNKTIQGLDKSVQENASKLDETTKKVADTEQLIENKNKDIAELQTKIAKREELLRKRLVALQEQPNTNVVTEVLVNSKNVADLVDRLASVSKILESDEDIMKTQQEDQANVKKDVETVKTKQKELKEAQAQIETAKKELDAEKAKKSTAVNDLSGKMDTVVTSMTSTESQLKDLEKQALQLQRIAEQEAQEKAAQEAAAQKQAEQAAKDAQAPTAQAAPAQQAAPANNGGQAQKEEPKTEAPKQEKKQAEPAPASNAGGVIGKAQSYLGLPYVWGSASPSNGGFDCSGFISYIFGVGRQDVAGYWNSVSKVSSPQPGDLVFFQGTYKPGPSHIGIYVGNGQMIHAGDKGIAYASLSSSYNQKHFLGYGRF, encoded by the coding sequence ATGAAAAAGCTAAAAATGGCATCTTGCGCATTAGTTGCAGGGTTAATGTTTTCAGGACTAACACCAAATGTATTTGCAGAAGATAAGATTTCTGACGTGAAATCACAAATTAATACACAAAATGACACTTTACATAAACAACAACAAGAACGTGATGAATTACAAAAACAAATGAATGACTTAAACAAAACAATTCAAGGTTTGGATAAGTCTGTTCAAGAGAATGCTTCAAAGCTTGATGAAACAACTAAAAAAGTTGCTGATACTGAGCAATTAATTGAAAATAAAAATAAAGATATTGCAGAACTACAAACGAAAATTGCAAAACGTGAAGAATTATTAAGAAAACGTTTAGTTGCACTTCAAGAACAACCAAATACAAATGTTGTAACAGAAGTTCTTGTAAACTCTAAAAACGTTGCAGATCTAGTTGATCGTTTAGCTTCTGTTTCTAAAATTCTTGAGTCTGACGAAGATATCATGAAAACACAACAAGAAGATCAAGCGAACGTGAAAAAAGATGTTGAAACGGTAAAAACAAAGCAAAAAGAATTAAAAGAAGCACAAGCTCAAATTGAAACTGCTAAGAAAGAACTTGACGCTGAAAAAGCGAAAAAATCAACAGCAGTAAATGATTTAAGCGGCAAAATGGATACAGTTGTAACTTCAATGACAAGTACGGAAAGTCAATTGAAAGATCTTGAAAAACAAGCATTGCAATTACAACGTATTGCTGAACAAGAAGCACAAGAAAAAGCTGCACAAGAAGCTGCTGCTCAAAAACAAGCAGAACAAGCTGCTAAAGATGCGCAAGCGCCTACAGCACAAGCTGCACCTGCTCAGCAAGCTGCGCCAGCAAACAACGGTGGACAAGCTCAAAAAGAGGAACCTAAAACAGAAGCACCTAAGCAAGAAAAGAAACAAGCAGAGCCAGCACCAGCTTCAAATGCGGGTGGTGTAATTGGTAAAGCGCAGAGCTACTTAGGTTTACCATATGTTTGGGGAAGTGCATCTCCATCAAACGGTGGTTTTGACTGTAGTGGATTCATTTCTTACATCTTCGGTGTAGGACGTCAAGACGTTGCAGGTTACTGGAATTCAGTTTCTAAAGTAAGTAGCCCACAACCTGGAGATTTAGTATTCTTCCAAGGTACTTATAAACCAGGTCCATCTCACATCGGTATTTACGTTGGGAATGGCCAAATGATTCATGCTGGTGATAAAGGGATTGCTTACGCTAGCTTAAGCAGTAGCTACAACCAAAAACATTTCTTAGGATACGGTCGATTCTAG
- a CDS encoding winged helix-turn-helix transcriptional regulator, which translates to MEHNSCLCPKFESAFTLLSKKWTGLIIKSLLEESKRFREIADIIPNMSDRMLSERLKELESEGIVVRNVYPEVPVRIEYGLTDKGKALESVMDEVQNWAEKWMK; encoded by the coding sequence ATGGAGCATAATTCTTGTTTATGTCCAAAGTTTGAGTCAGCTTTTACTTTGCTTAGTAAAAAATGGACTGGCTTAATTATTAAATCTTTGCTTGAAGAGTCAAAACGTTTTAGAGAAATCGCAGATATTATACCAAATATGAGCGATCGTATGTTGTCAGAGCGTTTAAAGGAATTGGAAAGCGAAGGCATTGTAGTTCGTAATGTTTACCCAGAAGTACCAGTTCGAATCGAGTACGGCTTAACTGACAAAGGGAAAGCATTAGAAAGTGTTATGGATGAAGTCCAAAATTGGGCTGAGAAATGGATGAAATAA
- a CDS encoding DegV family protein — protein MKTAIVTDSTAYIPKHIRDELNIYMIPLNVVFGTESYQEEAEISVDDFYVKVREQEELPKTSQPAIGKFVELFEELSKDYDAVISIHLSSGISGTYQTATTAGQMVEGIDVYTYDSEISCEVQGFYVREGAKLASEGKDPKEIVARFDEMKQTMDAYFVVDDLHHLQRGGRLNSAQAFIGSLLQVKPVLYFRDKIIIPFEKIRTRKKALKRIVEIFDEQASQGLPMEAVIIHAQREEEANEWKAELEAKYPHVTIRTGYFGAVIGTHLGEGALGLGWYTK, from the coding sequence ATGAAAACAGCTATTGTTACTGATAGTACAGCATATATACCGAAGCATATTCGTGATGAACTCAATATATATATGATTCCATTAAACGTTGTGTTTGGAACGGAATCTTATCAAGAAGAAGCTGAAATTTCAGTAGATGATTTCTATGTAAAAGTACGTGAGCAAGAAGAACTTCCGAAAACTTCTCAGCCAGCAATCGGAAAGTTTGTTGAGTTATTTGAAGAACTATCTAAGGATTACGATGCGGTTATTAGCATTCATCTTTCAAGTGGAATTAGTGGTACATATCAAACGGCCACGACAGCCGGGCAAATGGTAGAGGGTATTGATGTATATACGTACGACTCTGAAATTAGTTGTGAAGTACAAGGATTCTATGTACGTGAAGGGGCAAAATTAGCAAGCGAAGGAAAAGATCCGAAAGAGATCGTTGCCCGTTTTGATGAAATGAAGCAAACGATGGACGCTTATTTTGTAGTGGATGATTTACATCATTTACAACGTGGCGGACGATTAAATAGTGCACAAGCCTTCATTGGTAGTTTGTTACAAGTGAAGCCCGTTTTATATTTTAGAGATAAAATCATTATTCCATTTGAAAAGATTCGTACACGTAAAAAAGCGTTAAAACGAATTGTTGAAATTTTTGATGAGCAAGCAAGTCAAGGTTTACCTATGGAAGCAGTTATCATTCATGCACAACGTGAAGAGGAAGCGAATGAATGGAAGGCAGAATTAGAAGCAAAATATCCTCATGTCACAATCCGAACAGGTTATTTTGGTGCTGTAATTGGTACGCATTTGGGTGAAGGTGCATTAGGTCTTGGATGGTATACGAAGTAA
- a CDS encoding YigZ family protein, translated as MLLQYLTIKDYGEHEIVIQKSRFICYVSRATTEEEAQEFIQKIKKQNWNATHNCSAYLIGEQDQIQKANDDGEPSGTAGVPMLEVLKKRGLKDTVVVVTRYFGGIKLGAGGLIRAYGKCTSEGINHVGVVQRKLMRVMQTEIDYTLLGKIENELRNSKYAIKDIHYLENVTFDTYVEEDGKQAFTDWMIELTNGKCTITEGDMLYLEQDVI; from the coding sequence GTGTTATTACAATATTTAACAATCAAAGACTACGGTGAGCATGAAATTGTCATTCAAAAATCAAGATTTATTTGTTATGTTAGCAGAGCTACAACCGAAGAAGAAGCTCAAGAGTTTATACAAAAAATAAAAAAACAAAATTGGAATGCCACACATAATTGTTCTGCGTATTTGATTGGCGAACAAGATCAAATCCAAAAAGCAAATGATGATGGAGAACCTAGCGGTACAGCTGGCGTACCTATGTTAGAGGTACTAAAAAAACGCGGTTTAAAAGATACCGTCGTTGTCGTTACACGCTATTTTGGTGGCATTAAACTTGGCGCAGGTGGATTAATTCGCGCATATGGAAAATGTACAAGTGAGGGTATTAATCATGTTGGTGTCGTTCAGCGAAAACTAATGCGTGTTATGCAGACCGAAATTGATTACACATTACTTGGCAAAATTGAAAATGAATTACGTAATTCGAAATATGCCATTAAAGATATACATTATCTCGAAAATGTCACATTTGATACGTATGTAGAAGAAGACGGAAAACAAGCATTCACAGATTGGATGATTGAGTTAACAAATGGGAAATGTACAATTACAGAAGGAGATATGTTGTACTTAGAACAAGATGTTATCTAA